The Montipora capricornis isolate CH-2021 chromosome 3, ASM3666992v2, whole genome shotgun sequence genome includes the window AAAGGTACGCAATAATCTGGACTCTAACCCTAAGAAATTCTACAACACCTTTAATCCCTTCTAAAACCATAAACAGGGTGCATGTGCAGGAAACAGCATCACTCTTAATATAAATGGTAAACTAGAAACAAATCAGGAAACTGTTGCGGAACACTTTGCTGACTATTTCTCTACAAGGGCAAACAACATTGGCGGGACAGACATCCTAAACTTAAAGGAAGAAAATTTCAGCGCACCTATTTGTGTACAAAACATAAAGGAAACGTTGAGTGAGTCTGAGAAACCGGGTCATGATGGCTTGCTCCCAGGCTCTTAAGAATGATCTCAAAGGAAATTGCCCCATCACTAAGCATATATACGATTTTCAACACTTCCATAAAGACGGCAGCATGGCCGGAAACTTGGAAAAGGGGTACATGGACTCCggtatttaaaaaaagatgataGACGTGACACAAGAATTATAGACCAATCACTGTATCACCTGTTGTGGGCAAAATTTCTGAAAGGGTATTGAGCAAACAACTTACAAATTTCACTGGTAACTTAACGGCATGCAGGAAATTACACAGCTGCGAGACAACCCTAGTCGGACTTGGAAAATGGAAAATGGAGGTAGATTGTGGAAAACTGGTTAGCATGCTGTCTTCTGATATGAGTAAGCCATTTGATTTACTTTACTCTCCTCTTCTTATAAAAAGAATAGAATAATATCGCTTCTCGGATAAAGCCCTAGACCTAGTTCGCTCCTATTTTCATAATAGGCAAAATAGAGTCAAGCTCGCATTAATGCTAAATCAATGGAGAGTTCTGAAAAGAGGATACCCACAAGGATCTAGTTTTGGCTCTTTGTTATGGAATATCTACCAGAATAACTTGAGTTGCTACTTTACAGACAGGAATATCTCAATGTATACTGATGACCACCAGGTATTTGTATCGGACATTATACTTCAAAACGTGCAAGACCAACTTCAAGAAGTTGGAGACGAGATCACTGTACTACACTGGTACGATCAAAATTTACTGCAAGGTAATTTTAAGAAGTATCAAACCATTGCTTTTGGATCAGGCAAAAAGTACCCTGACAAAGCTATGAATATAAAGATTGGACTTGGACACATTTAGCAAAAGGATGAAATGAAATTACTTGGAGTTTTGATAGATAGTGACTTAATTTTAGCCAACATCTGGCCCAAGTATGTAGGAAGGCTAGTCAACAAATAGGTATATTATCCCGTCTGAAAAATTTAATACCTGTTCGAGCTAAACTCACACTATTGAAATCGGCTATTTTCCCACACCTCATGTATTGTCAAAACGTCTGGCACTTTGACAGGGCTTCGGATAAACGTAAATTAGAAAGGACAGAGGAAAGGGCTTTAAGCGTAATCTACCTGGACAAGACCTCATCTTATGAAGACCTTTTAAAAAGGCTAATCTAGATACGTTAAATGAAAAAAGGTTGAACGACATATTATTTCTTATGTACCAGGTTAAGCATCAAATAGTGCCAGGTTACTttgtaaacatttttaaaagaaatgatttaaagCCTTACAGCCTCCGAAACTCAGACTTTATCCTTCCAAGATAGAATACTGTAAGGTATGGAATGCACTCCATCAGATACTTGGGCCTAATGTTATTGTCCAAGTTGTCCAACTCTGAGAGAAGTGCGTCAACTCTGAAAGACTTCAAACGAATGGTAAACTGTAGAGATATCTCAGCATTGGACAACAGTAGCTGTGCCTCTTGCCATCTATGAAATACCTAATATGATATATAAATTTTCAtagtgtttttaaaattttatatgATTGAATTGATATAAATTGTACATATTCATTTTTTAGGACTTTTAGATTCTTAAGTCTTAATaaggataattttttttttattttaactagCTTTGCTTTAGTGGTGTCCCTAAATTGTACTGTAATGTACAtgttaataatataatataatataatataatataatatcaTAATATTCATTTATGGCACTTAACTAAAGGtctcatcatcgtcgtcatcatcccGGTAACCTGGAGGAActatacaatgcattttcgtgatatAACGGACATACTTCTCTTTTCTACCATAATGAAGCTCGGAATAGtttcatttgatagttaacgtaaagtaTAAAGAAATTTTATGttgcttaaacaaagaaaatcgggAAATTCTAGCCAGGCTCGTAGATTTCATGCCTGAATTGTCGCTTCACCACTTTTTATCTCGGAAACGGGGCTGAAAGGCGTCATGTGAGCAGAAACTAACTTCATCCCGGTAAACGAATCAGCCCGGTCAACCGAGATCATGTGAGGACGCCCTGAGATGTGTATCATGCACAACCTCGTTCCgagggtctccattgtcgctaaagagaccctgggaacgaggttgtatcatagttaatcgagggattggttatgaaaccttaaaaccttcagtGCACATTCTACTGTTTTCGCTTTGCACGGGTTCGCagattagttgcgcataatttaatcgaaagatttgattgtTTATATTCTTGAAAAAGGTGTGTATTGTtttacagacaaaaacatgaaacaaaaagacttgtcgagtttcataaccatgcattaacatgcatgcatgcattaactatggtgaTACAAAATGTGGGCTATGCCACGCAAAacgatgtaatttcatgacacccaaactGCAAAAACAGTACAATGAAACATAGCAATAActacttaaaactgttgaacaatataaaataaatatagcaaaaggaaagagaagcatggaaggacacaaatggacaagattgaaacggattcaGATTTGGGTAATCTCGAAAAAAGTCGGCCCTACGTTTTTtaagaatcatcttgtttgtgatgtaacgataatttatTTTCAGTAAAGGCATTCCatattaccattttcgagttttaaacgcctgagtaactaaagatttcctctaaaaaccctaaaataatgtgacatagccccttcaagtataaatttatttaactttattttatgctttcatttaaaatgcAACTGAGCAGAATAAAACGTTCTTACTCGACTCTCAGCCTAAGCAATGTTCTgaatacgttcttaaaattaaatCTCAGCCtcgacgttcttataaaaaaggttcttattttaaaaaaaagtgcaaTTTACGAGGAGCATAGGCAACCTTTCTTACAATGTGCTATTATCTTCAATGGTTTTCAAGTCTGGTTTTCTTATTTTTCCTATTAATAACAGCTTCAGGGCTTCACTACTTTTTTCAGATTTCCTAGATATGCCTATCTACATTGCGAAGCCGATGCCGATATATATTTGATTCGTTATCTTCAAGAACATGTTAATATATATGCTTACGGAGTCGTTCTCGTTTTACTTTGTGTATATAAGTGCCATATCTTGTAATCTCCAATTTTATATTCTTGACAATGCGACTTTCTTGAAAGATTCTTCAGAGGTGTTGCAtgcagttttaattttatcCTTAAGCATGATGAGAACTGCACTCTCTTGGATCCTTTCTGATTTTCTGCAGTCTTATTTTGAACGCACATTTTTTGTCATATGaaaagtgtttatatcaggTAGATTCGCTGATTTAATTTACGTTCTGTAGCGAGTTTTTAGGGTGTATTCGCTTGACAGTACTCCGGAAgaggaatatatggaatataagttagaaatcttTCAATTTTTGCGGAGATTTGCATTAAAATTGTCAGatacctgctaaaatgctattttaaacatattttaatcacccttgttgcttcaaaacgccagaatactgttttaaatcatcactacatgtattcttattccggaataggttCAATCGAAGGCACCCTTAACGTACAGTTTTTGCCACCGGTCGGCTTTGTAGTACTTTAGATCTTTAGGGCGTTTTCGGGTTTAATGCTGATGAACAGATGTTTGGGGACATTAAGAAGTAATTGCTTAAACCCTTTCCGGCTGTTTCCTGGCAACGGTGTTAATTGACGACTGCTTTCTGAGAATGACGTTTTGCAGATCTGAGGTTGTTCTGTTGTGACCACGCTCGGCATATATCTTTTTCCTATCATGAACTGGGCGTGGAGCAGGTGTTTTGAAAAGGGTGTATTCCGCGCAATTCGGCTTTTCATTGGGATTGTTCGAATTAGTTTCTGGTACTGCATTCagtttgtttattcttatttTCTGTTCTGTTTTATTCAAGTAAGGTCTCTCGCCTTGGTTTTCTATTACTGAATTTCTTAtaaattctttgttattttcttgatgTTTTTTCTCGTCCCATTTTGTGAAGGTTACCTGGTCAATCCATcagaaaacaacattttttttctggtgtaCCGACAAAAATTATTTGCACGGGTTTATTATAGTTTTCAACACTACAAGTTATTGCAATCAACGGTAAAGTTGGTactattgttttgtattttcatTACTGTACTTTTAATCACAATACGCACTCCTGTGACACGTACAGTAGTCTAGGGAATTTGTGGattgtaattgtttttttttcccgtcgACTTCTGAGATAGTTTGccttttaaattaaattgtcgTAATGTGTTCCCTATTGTTTTTGTAGTTCTGAATCTGTGTTGCGCTGCGCAAACCTCGAAGAAACCTATGCAAAACCTTGAGGAGAGAAAATGCTAATATAGACACCGCGCAAGCGTGTTTTGTTTACCAGGTGTTTTATGATGCATGATTCACATCGGCTTGACAGGCCGGTACCAAAGAACATAAGAATACTGTAATTGTACTAGGGAATTAGTTTTTAGTTGTTGGCTACTTCTGTTGTTACAAAGCCATCGGTCGCGGAATAAAGAAGAGTCAACCAAAAGAGTGTTGGAGTTGATTTCTGTTTCCCTGAAAAGTTTTCTCTGACAATATGTAATATATTGACACCGAGTACTTTAACATCTTTCCAGTTAGTGATGTCTTGACCATCCCGAGATGACTGACATTTACATGAATACATTTCTCTTTATCCTGGTATTATACCTTCACgtcgtatttatttatttattcattttttggcTGTTATCCATATCACATCGTTCAAACTCCCTTCAAACAAGGATTATAAAACGTGATTGGTATAGAAACCGGCTAGAAACCTTAAATTAAAGAAACCATGGGGCCTATGAAAGATCCGGTTTCCTCCCTCACACTAAGTTGTAGATACATTAACCTAGTCTAACACTTAAAAGAACGCCTATGAAGAAATTCATACTTATTAACAGGTAATTCTCTGAGCTTTTTTAAAAAAGCGGAATGAACAGAAGAAGAACCAACTATTTCGGGAGTAGTAAgtcagtttttaaaaattggattTTTTGCCTTCAATGAAGTTACTTTTCCATTATCCATTTCATCGTTTAAGTTGATCGTTTCTTCGGCAACTTAAAAAACTACTAATCACACAATGATCTTGCGATCATCTGAGTACATATGCAAAATTTAATGTTATTCacctattaataatattattgttcgtTGCGAGATAACCGCAAAACACTAAGAAAGATAGGCAGCccctttcgaaatattggccAAAGATAATATTATTTCACCGTTCAATCAGCACTCtccgttttaatgaacaaattCACAGAATGACAACAACAAGATTGCTCCACGATAACACTGAATTTTAGATGTATGTAATATCTCGAGTCATATTGGCTTTGACATCATGTGTCTATTAAAACGAAACACGAGAACGAGTGTCAATTAATTGACTTCTTACAAAGGATCTAGCCCGAATGTTTTAGGAACCGCTATAAAGTACAAGATATCGATAAAATTCACAGTTATCCAAAGAAACTAAGAAGTGTCTTAGAACTGAGGCCACATGTTTAGCCAATAATCGTGCAGTCATTAATTTCTTTAGTAAGAGTTTTCGGAAATGTAGGTGATTTAGCCTTCCCCGAGTTTCCTGTCTTTCTTAATAATGATTCTTTATTATCACTGGGATTATTTTGTTGGAATGACCACTGCTGGAAACCGTTTCTGTTTCTTTGAAccaatttttctctttttacggAGGATTGAAATGATCGTGGCGATTATTTTATCAGTTGTCAAATATGTCtgtcaaaataaaataatacaaaaatcAACTCTAATAGAAGTTTAGGAAAATGTTCTTTCGATTCATTGCACGAACTATATGTGCGATGAATGCCCAAACTGCGTGATTCAATATATTTAAAACTTTACCACACTTCTAACGCACAAACAAAAGCGATTATTGATGTAAAGTAAGTACCAAAACTACGTCATCCAAATTACACTGCATTATTTTATCTCTCAGTATTACTCAATAAATACGCAGATTACTTCCAATTATTTTACTCCAGAAAGTCTACAGCAGTGACAGCAACCTCCCTTTGCATTTATAACTCAATCACTCGCTCAGGCAGGCAGTAAGTATGCATTTTCGCTTTCGAAGAACGCCTAGGTTTCTATAGTCGCATTGTGTTTTCtttggggttctttttttttcagcgacAACTTGTGACTGAAAAAGACGAACCATGTAGCGTGGCCTTGAATTAGCCAAATGTCTCTCAATTTTCTACATAAACCTGCTAAAGGAGAGGGCCTTGTGTGGTGCTGTATCTTGGCCTTAGAAACCGTTTTAATTGTCGTGGGAAACTTGGTTGTGGTTGTGCTATTTGTGCAGTACAAGCAACTTcgaaaaaaaagtttgtttatcGTCATCAACTTGGGGTTTGCAGATCTTCTTGGTGGTCTACATGTGCCTTGGGATATTTACCTGTATTTGGGGCCTCAGGTCAACTTATGGGCACCACCTTCGAATGACGATCtatacatttttcaaaatatcttCTTTTACGGCTTTCTGCTGGCCTCGATTATATTCGCAGCCTTGATTTCTGGGGAGAGACTTCATGCAATTCGATATCCACTAAGGCATCGAAATATTGAAGTACGAGAATACTGCGTTGTCCTTTTTACTTCATGGGCGCTAGCTTTGGTTATATCCATGGTATTCACTGTATTGCTCTTTATAAGTTCGATTAAATtggcttttaattttcttatgtCTTTTTTTCTAATGGCATTATTGATTGTCTGCTGCTGTAATATTAGTATTTGGAGATCTTTCAAACGCCGAAATATTCTCTTTCCACGACAGGAAAAAAGCCAACGCTTGACCAAAACTCTGATAATCGTTTCCCTAATGACTGCGTGTTCGTGGTTTCCGTTGATTATTTTCACGTATTGTGTTCTCGGTAGGAAGCCCGTCGATCTTACGACAAAAGAATTCCACGCTTACTGGATGGTTTACTCTTTGAGTGTTGCTAACTCTTTTTTAAATCCTATCCTCTATGCTTTAAGAATCCCAGCGTTTAGGCAGGTGCTCAGTTCGTGTTGTTTAAGAAGGCACGTGACAGTAAAGATACAGCAGGACCGGAGAAGAAATGACTCTAAAGGTGTG containing:
- the LOC138041463 gene encoding mu-type opioid receptor-like, which encodes MSLNFLHKPAKGEGLVWCCILALETVLIVVGNLVVVVLFVQYKQLRKKSLFIVINLGFADLLGGLHVPWDIYLYLGPQVNLWAPPSNDDLYIFQNIFFYGFLLASIIFAALISGERLHAIRYPLRHRNIEVREYCVVLFTSWALALVISMVFTVLLFISSIKLAFNFLMSFFLMALLIVCCCNISIWRSFKRRNILFPRQEKSQRLTKTLIIVSLMTACSWFPLIIFTYCVLGRKPVDLTTKEFHAYWMVYSLSVANSFLNPILYALRIPAFRQVLSSCCLRRHVTVKIQQDRRRNDSKGVAFIFTDRFPTLGLCRDPTYNKELYDTKL